One segment of Castanea sativa cultivar Marrone di Chiusa Pesio chromosome 3, ASM4071231v1 DNA contains the following:
- the LOC142626920 gene encoding protein S-acyltransferase 11 gives MADFPKEQFITVNEDHEATCWGCGLRLLLPSHAPIFKCGWCGAITNQNTSKYESKGFWWRRLRDRCFVCVLLVFMLFVISGGMWAVHPILFSISYFCGIFHSIISMILSVTTLSSFSLVAFCCAGMPPSMQLGSFPAVRQGDLENYTFCHYCSKPKSPRTHHCRSCGMCILDMDHHCPFIGNCVGAANHRHFILFLISAVISTIYVSIMSIYAGLHLWPQLTNNFGRLNGFNKDMAFRVGMEISLALLRSAALLSTRGLVLVYLFISSVSVEIGLSVLLWQQLCYIYEGKTYLSHLSSQGNDEVGKKDCQNLFRFFGCSYSISRYLPNFWRSRKRHKR, from the exons ATGGCTGACTTCCCCAAG GAGCAATTTATAACAGTCAATGAGGATCATGAGGCAACATGCTGGGGTTGTGGATTACGCCTTCTTCTTCCATCTCATGCACCTATTTTCAAGTGTGGTTGGTGTGGGGCCATAACAAATCAAAACACGTCGAAATATGAAAGCAAGGGCTTTTGGTGGAGGCGCTTGCGGGACCGGTGCTTTGTTTGTGTCCTCCTTGTGTTTATGCTCTTTGTGATAA GTGGTGGGATGTGGGCAGTGCACCCCATTCTTTTTTCTATTAGCTACTTTTGTGGGATATTCCACTCCATCATATCGATGATCTTGTCTGTAACTACCCTTTCTTCATTCAGCCTTGTGGCATTTTGCTGTGCTGGCATGCCTCCAAGCATGCAGTTGGGTAGCTTTCCAGCTGTGCGCCAAGGTGACCTTGAGAACTATACCTTCTGTCACTACTGCTCAAAACCAAAGTCACCTAGGACTCATCACTGCCGTTCATGTGGAATGTGTATATTGGATATGGATCATCATTGCCCATTT ATTGGGAATTGTGTGGGTGCAGCAAATCACCGGCATTTCATTCTCTTCCTCATCTCAGCTGTCATCAGTACAATTTATGTATCAATCATGTCTATATATGCAGGGTTGCATCTATGGCCACAATTAACTAATAATTTTGGCCGTCTCAATGGGTTTAACAAGGATATGGCTTTCAGGGTTGGGATGGAAATTTCTCTTGCTTTGCTAAGGTCTGCGGCGTTACTATCCACAAGAGGGCTTGTTCTAGTATATCTGTTTATTTCAAGTGTTTCAGTGGAAATAGGATTGAGCGTGCTTTTGTGGCAGCAGCTTTGTTATATATATGAAGGGAAAACTTATTTAAGTCATTTAAGCTCACAGGGAAATGATGAAGTAGGGAAAAAAGATTGCCAAAATCTTTTCCGGTTCTTTGGTTGCTCATATTCTATATCAAGATATTTGCCAAACTTTTGGAGATCTCGAAAGAGGCACAAGAGGTGA